GCAGGTACCGTCACTTTCGCTTCTTCCCTACTGAAAGAGGTTTACAACCCGAAGGCCGTCATCCCTCACGCGGCGTCGCTGCATCAGGCTTTCGCCCATTGTGCAATATTCCCCACTGCTGCCTCCCGTAGGAGTCTGGGCCGTGTCTCAGTCCCAGTGTGGCCGGTCACCCTCTCAGGCCGGCTACCCGTCGTCGCCTTGGTGAGCCATTACCTCACCAACAAGCTGATAGGCCGCGAGTCCATCCATGACCGATAAATCTTTCCAACACCCACCATGCGGTGGACGTTCCTATCCGGTATTAGACCCAGTTTCCCAGGCTTATCCCAGAGTCAAGGGCAGGTTACTCACGTGTTACTCACCCGTTCGCCACTAATCCACCCAGCAAGCTGGGCTTCATCGTTCGACTTGCATGTGTTAAGCACGCCGCCAGCGTTCATCCTGAGCCAGGATCAAACTCTCCGTAAAAAAATTACAGAACAACATCACAGCAGCCGGAAATAACCACCATGACATCAATTCAATACCCGGCAGACCATCACCACACCACGGGGGTGGTGAGCGATGATCAACCAATATGTGTTAAAACAATTGGCATCAACAAACTTGGCACACTATTGAGTTCTCAAACAACAGGCGCTTCCAGCTTCAGCGACCCGCTCCGCGGGCCGTTTCGCTCTGGAGCAACTTCTCCATCCTAGACCATCCGCTGCGACCATGTCAACCCCGTTTTCAAGGTCTTCACTCGCCGTTCACGCGATCAGGCTCGAAAACCTTACCACGTTCCCGGTCGCTGTCAACCCTGCATTCCTGCCGGGCTGCTCCATCGCCGGCTCACGCACGGGACAGGTTCATCAGAACCTCACCGCACAGACACCGGTGACTCGCACCAGATCATCTTCTTCAGGAGTCTCGACCCGCATCACTGCCGGCCGCGTGCCCGGTGAACACCGTCCGCCCTGGACCTGCCATTCTCGGCATGAATCCGCGGATCTCATGTTCCTCACCGCACCTCCCGGTCACCCGGTCGGCGTCGTAAGCACAAGAGAGAACACTACCCGTCCTCGCCCCCGAACGTGAAATCGGGAGTGGTGCATCGACTCCCGTCAAGACCGGGGGTCCTGCTTCCGCAGATTCATGCCGATCTGGGCAGGCAAGAGCCTCGTCCGGCACCGCCTCGGCGCCCCATGGCCGCCTCGTCCCTCGACGTGAGGTCCGCCACGTCCGTCAGCGATCGGTCCCCGCGCCCGGGTGCGGCTGCAGCCACAGGGTGGTCAGCGCCGGCACGTTCACCGTCAGATGGGCCGGCTGCCCCTGCCACTGACCCGGCTCCGCGGTCAGCACCTCGGACTGCCCGGTCTGCTCCCGCCAGCCGTCCCCGTGGAAGTCGGTGGCGTCGGTGTCCAGGACCACGGTCCACTCCCCCGCGCCCGGCACCCCCACCCGCAGCCCCTGCCGGGGCGACCCCGAGAGGTTCGTGATGCACAGCAGCGGGGCGCCCCCCGGCTCGGCGGCGGACACCGCGGCGCCGTCGTCGTCGATGCGGGCCTCCGGCACCACGCGCTCGGCGGGATGCCGCAGGAAGACGAGGGTGTTGCCGTCGGCGTCCCCGCCGTCCACCCACTCGAATCCGGCCGGGCTGTGGTCCTGGGACCACAGGGCCGGCTTGCTGCGATACAGGGCGTTGAGCTCGCGGACCGTCAGCTGCACGCCGCGGTGCGACTCGTCCCAGGAGACCGGCCAGTCCAGGCCCTCCGCTTCGGACCACTCGCTCGGCTGGCCGTACTCGCCGCCCATGAACAGCAGCTGCTTGCCCGGATGCGCCCACATGTAGCCGTAGTAGGCGCGCAGGGTGGCCAGCTGGTGCCGGCGGTCACCGGGGATGCGGGTGAGCAGGGACCCCTTGCCGTGCACCACCTCGTCATGGGACAGCGGCAACACGTAGTTCTCCGAGTAGGCGTAGACCATCGAGAAGGTCCACTGCCCGTGGTGCCAGCGCCGGTTCACCGGGTCCTGCGAGAGGTAGGCCAGCGTGTCGTGCATCCAGCCCATGTTCCACTTCTTGCCGAAGCCGAGACCGCCGGCGTCCACCGGGGCGCTCACGCCGGAGAACGCCGTGGACTCCTCCGCGATCATGTGCACGCCCGGGTGCACCCGGTACACCGTGGCGTTCACCTCGCGCAGGAAGTCGATCGCCTCGAGGTTGTGGTTGCCGCCGTGCACGTTCGGCTCCCACTGACCGTCCTCGCGGGAGTAGTCCAGGTAGAGCATCGAGGCCACGGCGTCCACGCGCAGCCCGTCGATGTGGAACTCCCCCAGCCAGTACAGGGCGTTGGCCACCAGGAAGTTGCGGACCTCGGTGCGGCCGAAGTCGAACACGTAGGTGCCCCAGTCCGGGTGCTCGCCGCGTCGCGGGTCCGCGTGCTCGTACAGGGGCGTGCCGTCGAAGCGGGCCAGCGCCCACTCGTCCTTGGGGAAGTGCGCGGGCACCCAGTCCACGATCACGCCGATCCCTGCCCGGTGCAGCGCGTCCACGAGGTGCTTGAACTCGTCCGGGCTGCCGAACCGGGAGGTCGGCGCGTAGTAGCCGGTCACCTGGTATCCCCAGGACCCGCCGAACGGGTGCTCGGCCACCGGCAGGAACTC
The sequence above is a segment of the Micrococcus endophyticus genome. Coding sequences within it:
- the glgB gene encoding 1,4-alpha-glucan branching protein GlgB; the encoded protein is MTTPAASRPAVAPLAVDPEVLAAVAQGRHHEPHAVLGAHPHPDGAAVTYRVLRPLARTVTVVRTGDGERVELAHEHDGVFAGVARMPRVAGAAAGDYRLEVAYETADGQTGPAQEQDDAYRHLPTLGELDLHLIGEGRHERLWEVLGARVVRTPAGEAVGTAFAVWAPNARAVRVVGEHNGWDGRGHAMRSLGSSGVWELLVPGVGHGHRYKFEILGRDGRWRQKADPMARWTEVPPATASRVLESEYEFEDRTWMERRRTVDPHERPLSIYEVHLGSWRPGLDYRELAEQLVEYVQWLGFTHVEFLPVAEHPFGGSWGYQVTGYYAPTSRFGSPDEFKHLVDALHRAGIGVIVDWVPAHFPKDEWALARFDGTPLYEHADPRRGEHPDWGTYVFDFGRTEVRNFLVANALYWLGEFHIDGLRVDAVASMLYLDYSREDGQWEPNVHGGNHNLEAIDFLREVNATVYRVHPGVHMIAEESTAFSGVSAPVDAGGLGFGKKWNMGWMHDTLAYLSQDPVNRRWHHGQWTFSMVYAYSENYVLPLSHDEVVHGKGSLLTRIPGDRRHQLATLRAYYGYMWAHPGKQLLFMGGEYGQPSEWSEAEGLDWPVSWDESHRGVQLTVRELNALYRSKPALWSQDHSPAGFEWVDGGDADGNTLVFLRHPAERVVPEARIDDDGAAVSAAEPGGAPLLCITNLSGSPRQGLRVGVPGAGEWTVVLDTDATDFHGDGWREQTGQSEVLTAEPGQWQGQPAHLTVNVPALTTLWLQPHPGAGTDR